From the genome of Glycine max cultivar Williams 82 chromosome 2, Glycine_max_v4.0, whole genome shotgun sequence, one region includes:
- the LOC100799335 gene encoding probable WRKY transcription factor 4 has product MAGGGGGDRPPWKEAEPPRPTITLPPRSGSMESLFNGGFSPGPMTLLSSFWGDGDDGKSFSQLLAGAMSSPVAGAVAPGVMDSPGLFSSSQVSFGMTHQQALAQVSAQASQANSNMHIQAEHSLTQAPAAASNTTQQLMPPLTSDSWAAMTESIDHSHSEQRLQSSLLNVDKPADDGYNWRKYGQKQVKGSEFPRSYYKCTNPNCPVKKKVERSLEGHVTAIIYKGEHNHQCPHPNKCSKDTMTSNENSNMQGNVDSTYQGTSTNSMSKMDPESSQATADRLSGTSDSEEVADHETEVDEKNVEPEPKRRKAEVSQSDPPSSHRTVTEPRIIVQTTSEVDLLDDGYRWRKYGQKVVKGNPYPRSYYKCTTQGCNVRKHVERASTDPKAVITTYEGKHNHDVPAAKTNSHTMASNTASQLKSHNTNPEKHNFGSRGMGGNEQQPVARLQLKEEQIT; this is encoded by the exons ATGGCTGGCGGCGGAGGTGGAGACCGGCCGCCGTGGAAGGAGGCggagccgcctcgacccaccaTCACTCTGCCGCCGCGGTCTGGTTCCATGGAGTCCCTTTTCAATGGAGGATTCAGCCCTGGTCCCATGACTCTGCTTTCTAGCTTTTGGGGTGATGGGGATGATGGAAAGTCCTTCTCTCAGCTCCTCGCTGGAGCTATGTCTTCTCCGGTGGCCGGAGCTGTCGCCCCCGGCGTGATGGACTCACCTGGTCTCTTTTCATCTTCTCAG GTGTCTTTTGGAATGACACACCAGCAGGCCCTAGCACAGGTCTCAGCTCAGGCTTCACAAGCCAACTCCAATATGCATATCCAAGCCGAACATTCATTGACACAGGCTCCTGCAGCTGCTTCCAATACAACTCAACAGCTGATGCCACCTCTAACTTCTGACTCTTGGGCTGCAATGACTGAATCCATTGATCATTCTCACTCAGAACAAAGATTGCAATCATCATTGTTGAATGTTGATAAGCCTGCAGATGATGGCTACAACTGGAGGAAGTATGGGCAGAAACAGGTCAAGGGTAGTGAGTTTCCTCGAAGTTATTACAAGTGCACGAATCCAAACTGTCCTGTCAAGAAAAAGGTCGAGCGCTCGCTTGAGGGTCATGTAACTGCAATTATTTATAAAGGAGAACACAACCATCAATGTCCTCATCCTAACAAGTGCTCAAAAGACACCATGActtcaaatgaaaattcaaatatgcAAGGGAATGTAGATTCAACGTATCAAGGGACGAGTACAAACTCAATGTCTAAGATGGATCCCGAGTCAAGTCAGGCAACAGCTGATCGTCTATCAGGAACAAGTGACAGCGAGGAAGTAGCTGATCATGAAACTGAAGTGGATGAGAAAAATGTTGAGCCTGAGCCCAAGAGGAG AAAAGCAGAAGTCTCGCAGTCAGATCCACCTTCTTCACATAGGACTGTCACCGAGCCTCGAATCATTGTGCAAACAACAAGTGAAGTTGATCTCTTAGATGATGGGTATAGATGGCGAAAATATGGGCAGAAAGTTGTCAAAGGCAACCCTTATCCTAG GAGCTATTACAAATGTACAACGCAAGGTTGCAATGTGCGGAAGCATGTGGAGAGGGCTTCAACAGACCCTAAAGCTGTCATAACGACATATGAAGGAAAACACAATCATGATGTGCCAGCAGCTAAGACTAACAGCCACACTATGGCCAGCAATACTGCATCACAGTTAAAATCACATAACACCAATCCCGAGAAGCATAATTTTGGCAGCAGAGGTATGGGAGGAAATGAACAACAGCCGGTCGCACGGCTTCAGTTGAAGGAAGAGCAGATCACCTAG